Proteins encoded within one genomic window of Corynebacterium aurimucosum:
- a CDS encoding DUF6286 domain-containing protein, with product MSENSLPAGFGQRPKASPPARGWTIIVGILLLAAAVVVGREAWVAGANEGATSWLQPFIDVMSSPEIHTWMLVAGGVAIFVGLILLWAACAPRKTTHVRIGSEDASMWLRAVDIARVASATARRVPGTTAARSRAKITKERSRITVTATGDADDAQLKERVTEAVTAALAAITPAPEVTVVIENEQEDIANV from the coding sequence ATGAGTGAGAACTCGCTGCCCGCTGGCTTTGGCCAACGCCCGAAAGCCTCCCCACCGGCGCGGGGGTGGACCATCATCGTGGGCATCCTGCTGCTCGCGGCCGCCGTCGTCGTGGGGCGTGAGGCCTGGGTGGCAGGTGCCAACGAGGGCGCAACCTCGTGGCTGCAGCCCTTCATCGACGTGATGTCCTCGCCGGAGATCCATACATGGATGCTTGTGGCCGGGGGCGTGGCGATCTTCGTCGGGTTGATTCTGTTGTGGGCGGCGTGTGCGCCGCGGAAGACAACGCACGTGCGGATTGGCTCCGAGGATGCGTCGATGTGGCTGCGCGCGGTGGATATTGCGCGGGTGGCGTCGGCAACGGCGCGTCGGGTGCCGGGAACGACGGCGGCGCGGAGTCGGGCCAAGATCACCAAGGAGCGCTCCCGTATCACGGTCACGGCCACGGGCGATGCCGATGATGCGCAGCTTAAGGAGCGCGTGACTGAAGCGGTGACGGCGGCGCTGGCGGCTATCACGCCAGCCCCGGAGGTTACCGTGGTGATTGAGAATGAACAGGAGGACATCGCCAATGTCTAA
- the rpsJ gene encoding 30S ribosomal protein S10 → MAGQKIRIRLKAYDHEAIDASAKKIVETVTRTGARVVGPVPLPTEKNVYAVIRSPHKYKDSREHFEMRTHKRLIDILDPTPKTVDALMRIDLPASVDVNIQ, encoded by the coding sequence GTGGCGGGACAAAAAATCCGCATTCGGCTGAAGGCCTACGACCACGAGGCCATCGACGCTTCTGCTAAGAAGATCGTCGAGACCGTTACCCGTACGGGTGCTCGTGTTGTCGGCCCGGTGCCGCTCCCAACCGAGAAGAACGTATACGCCGTTATTCGTTCTCCGCACAAGTACAAGGACTCTCGCGAGCACTTCGAGATGCGCACTCACAAGCGCCTCATCGACATTCTCGACCCGACCCCGAAGACCGTTGACGCCCTCATGCGCATCGACCTTCCGGCAAGCGTCGACGTGAATATCCAGTAA
- a CDS encoding glycoside hydrolase family 32 protein: protein MNYRPLFHLSPPSGRLNDPNGVFIDGNNLHVYYQHDPCFPHAAKQTGWGHAVASLGEAKPWRHYPDALYPIREHDAHGCYSGGAVVDGEDVWLFYTGNLKCDDVRIPSQNRVRAVDAGGPEGGFYEHDSANPLINGPAEGFTGHYRDPQITRDAQGWRMVLGAQAEDETGHAVLYRSTDLAQWSFEGAITFDTSSAQPGLSPDLVPGGYMWECPNLLTLRDRATGEDKDVLVICPQGLEPVLADDTTHYASSDQCGYLVGRLEGTVFHVERGFSELDYGHQFYAPQLVEKDGEAIMLGWMGLPAQDDTPTVEEGWVHTLTLPRRVWLEDGWVRQAPLWSLPAVPPEAARAGFGSVATLTAGEGTYVLVDDSGADAFRVTYGGGELRLAVGEDERIVPCPAGSVELIADGCAVEVFAGDGRIAGASVVFGASDARWKGWIAR, encoded by the coding sequence ATGAACTACCGTCCGCTTTTCCACCTCTCCCCGCCCTCCGGCCGTCTCAATGACCCGAATGGAGTCTTCATCGACGGCAACAACCTGCATGTTTACTATCAGCATGACCCCTGCTTCCCGCACGCGGCTAAGCAGACGGGCTGGGGGCATGCCGTGGCTTCCTTGGGCGAGGCGAAGCCGTGGCGACACTACCCGGACGCGCTGTACCCCATCCGGGAGCACGACGCCCATGGTTGCTACTCGGGCGGCGCGGTGGTTGACGGTGAGGACGTGTGGCTGTTTTATACAGGAAACCTCAAGTGCGATGACGTGCGGATACCCTCGCAGAATCGCGTCCGTGCCGTCGATGCTGGTGGTCCAGAAGGTGGCTTCTATGAGCACGATTCCGCCAATCCGCTCATCAATGGCCCCGCGGAGGGCTTCACGGGGCACTATCGCGATCCCCAGATCACCCGCGACGCGCAGGGTTGGCGCATGGTGCTCGGCGCCCAGGCGGAGGATGAAACAGGGCACGCCGTGCTCTACCGGTCCACGGACTTGGCGCAGTGGTCCTTTGAAGGTGCGATCACCTTTGATACCTCGAGTGCTCAGCCGGGCCTGAGCCCGGACCTCGTGCCGGGCGGCTACATGTGGGAGTGCCCCAACTTGCTCACGCTCCGGGACCGCGCGACGGGGGAGGACAAAGACGTCTTGGTCATCTGCCCGCAAGGTCTTGAGCCGGTGCTTGCCGACGACACCACGCACTACGCCTCCTCCGATCAGTGCGGTTACCTCGTGGGCCGGCTGGAGGGCACCGTCTTCCACGTGGAGCGGGGCTTTAGCGAGTTGGATTATGGGCACCAGTTTTATGCGCCGCAGCTGGTGGAAAAGGATGGCGAAGCCATCATGCTGGGATGGATGGGGCTGCCCGCGCAGGATGACACCCCGACTGTGGAAGAAGGGTGGGTCCACACACTCACCCTGCCGCGGCGCGTGTGGCTGGAGGATGGCTGGGTGCGCCAGGCGCCGTTGTGGTCGCTGCCGGCTGTGCCGCCGGAGGCAGCACGTGCTGGGTTCGGTTCGGTAGCCACGCTGACGGCCGGTGAGGGAACGTACGTGCTTGTCGACGACTCCGGGGCCGACGCCTTCCGCGTCACTTATGGCGGGGGAGAACTCCGTTTGGCGGTGGGTGAGGATGAGCGCATCGTACCCTGCCCGGCTGGCTCCGTGGAGCTCATCGCGGATGGCTGCGCAGTGGAAGTCTTCGCGGGTGATGGGCGGATTGCGGGGGCATCGGTCGTTTTTGGTGCCAGCGATGCCCGGTGGAAGGGCTGGATTGCCCGTTAG
- a CDS encoding carbohydrate kinase family protein has protein sequence MDIMVCGEDLVDLVPRGRGQLVDLTPALGGGPFNVAVAASRLGASVGFQSRLSRDAFGQALMERLHKERVDTSLVQRGEEPTTLAVCNIGEDGSATYSFYTEGTADRLIEPALADVPWACFGTVSLALEPGASRYAALLKDLAAKGTKVALDPNIRPFFATPEHREFLLSLLPHVTLLKLSEEEVEFLGEDALAQVPVVVTTRGAEGLSVRTDSVSLQVPPVKVEVADTIGAGDTVMAALLSQLLTRDISALSAEEWQEILHFAATAAAITVSRTGAQPPTFSDVEERL, from the coding sequence ATGGACATTATGGTGTGTGGCGAAGACCTTGTTGACCTCGTCCCGCGCGGACGCGGGCAGCTGGTGGATTTAACACCGGCATTGGGTGGCGGTCCCTTCAACGTGGCGGTCGCGGCGAGCCGTCTGGGCGCTAGCGTGGGATTTCAGTCGCGGCTCTCGCGGGATGCCTTCGGGCAGGCGCTCATGGAGCGTCTACATAAAGAACGAGTGGATACTTCGCTCGTGCAGCGGGGTGAGGAACCCACGACGCTGGCGGTCTGCAACATCGGTGAGGACGGCTCAGCCACCTATTCCTTCTACACGGAGGGCACGGCGGACCGCCTAATAGAGCCTGCGCTTGCCGACGTCCCCTGGGCCTGCTTCGGCACCGTCTCCCTCGCCCTCGAACCTGGCGCCTCCCGTTATGCCGCGTTGCTGAAGGACCTTGCCGCGAAGGGCACCAAGGTCGCGCTGGACCCTAATATTCGCCCCTTCTTCGCCACCCCGGAGCACCGCGAGTTCTTGTTGTCTTTGTTGCCGCACGTCACGTTGCTGAAGTTGAGCGAAGAAGAAGTGGAATTCCTGGGCGAAGACGCACTGGCCCAAGTACCCGTCGTCGTGACCACGCGCGGCGCGGAAGGGCTGAGCGTACGCACGGATTCGGTGTCGCTGCAGGTCCCGCCGGTTAAGGTCGAGGTGGCGGACACCATCGGTGCTGGCGACACGGTCATGGCCGCGCTGCTGAGCCAGTTGCTAACGCGGGATATCAGCGCTTTAAGCGCCGAAGAGTGGCAGGAGATCCTCCACTTTGCGGCGACGGCCGCAGCCATTACGGTTTCGCGCACGGGCGCGCAGCCGCCCACGTTTTCTGACGTGGAGGAGCGCCTATGA
- the rpsC gene encoding 30S ribosomal protein S3 — protein sequence MGQKIHPHGLRLGITSDWKTHWYADKDYANYVAEDIKIREYLEKGLDRAGIADVVIERTRDRVRVDIHTARPGIVIGRRGAEADRIRRELEKLTGKMVALNILEVKQVDANATLVAQSVAEQLVNRVAFRRAMRKAIQSAMRQPQVKGIKILLSGRLGGAEMSRTERYHEGRVPLHTLRAEIDYGTAEAHTTFGRIGIKVWIYKGDVVGGVRESELNAPAQGRGRGDRNGRPRRGGQRRQRAQQKQEG from the coding sequence ATGGGCCAGAAGATCCATCCTCACGGCCTACGTTTGGGCATCACTTCCGACTGGAAGACCCACTGGTACGCCGATAAGGACTACGCAAACTACGTAGCCGAAGACATCAAGATCCGCGAGTACCTGGAGAAGGGCCTCGACCGCGCCGGCATCGCCGACGTCGTCATCGAGCGCACCCGCGACCGCGTCCGCGTGGACATTCACACCGCCCGCCCGGGCATCGTGATTGGCCGCCGCGGCGCTGAGGCTGACCGCATTCGCCGCGAGCTGGAGAAGCTCACCGGCAAGATGGTTGCCCTCAACATCCTCGAGGTCAAGCAGGTCGACGCCAACGCCACCCTGGTGGCACAGTCTGTCGCTGAGCAGCTGGTCAACCGCGTGGCTTTCCGCCGCGCAATGCGCAAGGCCATCCAGTCCGCTATGCGCCAGCCGCAGGTTAAGGGTATTAAGATCCTCCTGTCTGGTCGTCTGGGCGGCGCTGAGATGTCCCGCACCGAGCGCTACCACGAGGGTCGCGTTCCGCTGCACACCCTTCGCGCCGAAATCGACTACGGCACCGCAGAGGCCCACACCACCTTCGGCCGCATCGGCATCAAGGTGTGGATCTACAAGGGTGACGTTGTCGGTGGCGTCCGCGAGTCCGAACTGAACGCTCCGGCGCAGGGCCGTGGCCGCGGTGACCGCAACGGTCGTCCGCGTCGTGGTGGCCAGCGTCGCCAGCGCGCACAGCAGAAGCAGGAGGGCTAA
- a CDS encoding alkaline shock response membrane anchor protein AmaP — MSKKLAGVDRALLAILGILLIALGVWPILIHFDVSFATYLASWVDHDTWAGLPGQSWWPFALGLATIICALTGLWLVISNLRHHRFNSMPSEESNEEGAIKTEMPAIAGAVADTLADIEGVEKVSRLVAYDRSRPTLQYDVLADPDTPLLRIKDAIEVNDRDFRAAFPDVDVDTRYKVHFTKVRNAAT, encoded by the coding sequence ATGTCTAAGAAGCTTGCCGGTGTGGACCGTGCGCTTTTGGCCATACTGGGAATCCTGCTTATTGCCTTGGGGGTGTGGCCGATCCTCATCCACTTCGACGTGTCTTTCGCTACGTACTTGGCCTCGTGGGTGGACCACGACACGTGGGCGGGTCTGCCTGGGCAGTCTTGGTGGCCTTTTGCGCTGGGCTTGGCGACGATCATCTGTGCCCTCACCGGCCTGTGGCTGGTGATAAGCAACCTGCGCCATCATCGCTTTAATTCGATGCCCTCGGAGGAATCGAATGAGGAGGGTGCGATTAAGACGGAGATGCCCGCGATTGCAGGGGCGGTAGCGGATACTCTCGCTGACATTGAGGGCGTGGAGAAGGTATCGCGGCTGGTGGCCTACGACCGCTCGCGGCCGACGTTGCAGTATGACGTGCTGGCAGATCCCGATACCCCGCTGCTGCGCATCAAGGATGCCATTGAGGTCAATGACCGCGACTTCCGCGCGGCCTTCCCGGACGTGGATGTGGATACGCGGTACAAGGTTCACTTCACGAAGGTCCGCAACGCGGCCACATAG
- the rplD gene encoding 50S ribosomal protein L4 has translation MSNLKLDVQTADGKTNGTVELPAELFDTEASIALMHQVVNAQLAAARQGTHKTKTRGEVRGGGRKPFRQKGTGRARQGSIRAPHYTGGGTVHGPVPRDYSQRTPKRMIKAALYGALSDRARNERIHVIEELVPGQTPSTKQAKAFIERLTDRKNVLLVIGREDINARRSANNLPNVQILDAGQLNTYDVLYSDDVVFSVEALHTFVERATGAAEEAKEEK, from the coding sequence ATGAGCAACCTCAAGCTAGACGTCCAGACCGCTGACGGTAAGACCAACGGCACCGTTGAGTTGCCGGCCGAGCTCTTTGACACCGAGGCATCCATTGCTTTGATGCACCAGGTTGTCAACGCACAGCTCGCTGCTGCTCGTCAGGGTACCCACAAGACCAAGACTCGCGGCGAGGTCCGCGGCGGTGGTCGCAAGCCGTTCCGTCAGAAGGGCACCGGCCGCGCCCGCCAGGGCTCCATCCGTGCGCCTCACTACACCGGTGGTGGCACCGTGCACGGCCCGGTCCCGCGTGACTACTCCCAGCGCACCCCGAAGCGCATGATCAAGGCTGCTCTCTACGGCGCACTGTCTGACCGTGCACGTAACGAGCGCATCCACGTCATCGAGGAGCTCGTCCCGGGCCAGACCCCGTCCACCAAGCAGGCCAAGGCTTTCATCGAGCGCCTCACCGACCGCAAGAATGTTCTTCTGGTCATCGGCCGCGAGGACATCAATGCTCGCCGCAGCGCCAACAACCTGCCGAACGTCCAGATCCTGGACGCCGGCCAGCTGAACACCTATGACGTCCTCTACTCGGACGACGTTGTGTTCTCCGTTGAGGCCCTGCACACCTTCGTCGAGCGCGCTACCGGCGCCGCCGAGGAAGCTAAGGAGGAGAAGTAA
- a CDS encoding Asp23/Gls24 family envelope stress response protein → MAENTTPKDVAEQTAPANDTTPAPAPERNKNLETDFGTTRIDDVVVSKIAGIAAREVSGVAALGGGGARMMGSIRESFGASEDVRQGVSVEVNNGTASIDIAIIAEYGVAIHELAEAIRRNIMNAVERMTGLSVDRVDVVVHDVKLPREEDESTEATPAVTQGQA, encoded by the coding sequence ATGGCTGAGAACACCACCCCCAAGGACGTCGCCGAGCAGACCGCCCCGGCGAACGACACCACCCCGGCCCCTGCCCCGGAGCGCAACAAGAACCTGGAGACCGATTTCGGCACCACCCGCATCGATGATGTCGTTGTGTCCAAGATCGCCGGCATCGCCGCCCGCGAGGTTTCCGGCGTCGCTGCCCTCGGCGGCGGTGGCGCCCGCATGATGGGCTCCATCCGCGAATCCTTCGGCGCTTCCGAGGACGTCCGCCAGGGCGTGAGCGTCGAGGTGAACAACGGCACCGCTTCCATTGATATCGCCATCATCGCCGAGTACGGCGTGGCCATCCACGAGCTCGCCGAAGCCATCCGCCGCAACATCATGAATGCGGTCGAGCGCATGACCGGCCTGTCCGTCGATCGCGTCGACGTCGTCGTCCACGACGTCAAGCTGCCGCGCGAAGAGGACGAGTCCACCGAGGCAACTCCGGCGGTTACCCAGGGCCAGGCATAA
- the rplC gene encoding 50S ribosomal protein L3, which yields MSENEIKGILGTKLGMTQVFDEENRVVPVTVVEAGPCVVTQIRTKETDGYNAIQIAFGEKDPRKVNKPATGHFKKAGVTPRRYVAEIRMDDTSAYEVGQEVKVDIFEGVSFVDVTGTTKGHGYAGAMKRHGFAGQGAAHGNQAAHRRVGGIGGASFPGRVFKGKRMAGRMGQDRVTTQNLKIQKIDAESNLLLIKGAIPGARGGLVTVKTAVKGGAHA from the coding sequence ATGAGTGAAAACGAGATCAAGGGAATTCTGGGCACCAAGCTCGGCATGACCCAGGTCTTCGACGAGGAGAACCGCGTTGTGCCGGTGACCGTCGTCGAGGCTGGCCCGTGCGTGGTTACCCAGATCCGTACGAAAGAAACCGATGGCTACAACGCCATCCAGATTGCCTTCGGCGAGAAGGACCCGCGCAAGGTCAACAAGCCTGCAACCGGTCACTTCAAGAAGGCTGGCGTGACCCCGCGCCGTTACGTCGCTGAGATCCGCATGGACGACACCTCCGCATACGAGGTCGGCCAGGAGGTCAAGGTGGACATCTTCGAGGGCGTGTCCTTCGTTGACGTTACCGGCACCACCAAGGGTCACGGCTACGCTGGCGCCATGAAGCGCCACGGCTTCGCAGGCCAGGGCGCTGCCCACGGTAACCAGGCTGCTCACCGCCGCGTTGGTGGCATTGGTGGCGCTTCGTTCCCGGGCCGCGTCTTCAAGGGTAAGCGCATGGCTGGCCGCATGGGCCAGGACCGCGTGACCACCCAGAACCTGAAGATTCAGAAGATTGATGCCGAGTCCAACCTGCTGCTCATCAAGGGTGCTATCCCGGGTGCGCGCGGTGGCCTCGTCACCGTTAAGACCGCAGTGAAGGGCGGTGCACACGCATGA
- the rpsQ gene encoding 30S ribosomal protein S17, which yields MSEANVNTKKEKGARKTRTGIVVSDKMNKTIVVELEDRKQHALYGKIMRTNKKVKAHDENETAGIGDRVLIAETRPLSKDKHFRLVEIVEKAK from the coding sequence ATGAGTGAGGCAAACGTGAACACTAAGAAGGAAAAGGGCGCTCGCAAGACCCGCACCGGCATCGTTGTCTCCGACAAGATGAATAAGACCATCGTTGTCGAGCTCGAGGACCGCAAGCAGCACGCCCTCTACGGCAAGATTATGCGCACTAACAAGAAGGTTAAGGCGCACGACGAGAACGAGACCGCCGGCATCGGCGACCGCGTTCTCATCGCCGAGACTCGCCCGCTGTCCAAGGACAAGCACTTCCGTCTCGTCGAGATCGTGGAGAAGGCTAAGTAA
- the rplP gene encoding 50S ribosomal protein L16: protein MLIPKRVKYRRQHRPTRSGVSKGGNRINFGDYAIQALEPAYITNRQIEAARIAINRHVKRGGKVWINIFPDRPLTQKPLGVRMGSGKGSVEKWVANVKPGRILFEMTYPNEATAIEALRRAGQKLPCKVRIIKKEDQF, encoded by the coding sequence ATGCTGATTCCTAAGCGCGTCAAGTACCGTCGCCAGCACCGCCCGACCCGCTCGGGTGTGTCCAAGGGCGGTAACCGCATCAACTTCGGTGACTACGCTATCCAGGCTCTCGAGCCGGCGTACATCACCAACCGCCAGATTGAGGCCGCACGTATTGCCATCAACCGCCACGTCAAGCGTGGTGGCAAGGTGTGGATCAACATCTTCCCGGACCGCCCCCTGACCCAGAAGCCGCTCGGCGTGCGTATGGGTTCCGGTAAGGGTTCCGTCGAGAAGTGGGTTGCCAACGTTAAGCCGGGCCGCATCCTCTTCGAGATGACCTACCCGAACGAAGCTACCGCCATCGAGGCTCTGCGCCGCGCTGGCCAGAAGCTTCCGTGCAAGGTCCGTATCATCAAGAAGGAGGACCAGTTCTAA
- the rpmC gene encoding 50S ribosomal protein L29 gives MATGTPAHEFRELDNAELENRLKDAKEELFNLRFQKATGQLTNNRRIGTVKRDIARIYTVLRERELGLSVAPGAEA, from the coding sequence ATGGCTACCGGTACCCCCGCCCACGAGTTCCGTGAGCTCGACAACGCTGAGCTGGAAAACCGCCTGAAAGATGCGAAGGAAGAGCTCTTCAACCTTCGCTTCCAGAAGGCCACTGGCCAGCTGACCAACAACCGCCGCATCGGCACGGTTAAGCGCGACATCGCCCGCATCTACACCGTTCTGCGCGAGCGTGAGCTGGGCCTGTCCGTTGCTCCGGGAGCTGAGGCTTAA
- the rpsS gene encoding 30S ribosomal protein S19, with protein MPRSLKKGPFVDEHLLNKVDAQNEAGTKQVIKTWSRRSTILPDFIGHTFAVHDGRKHVPVFVEDSMVGHKLGEFAPTKTFKGHVKDDKKGRR; from the coding sequence ATGCCACGCAGCCTTAAGAAGGGCCCGTTCGTCGATGAGCACCTCCTCAACAAGGTTGATGCTCAGAACGAGGCCGGCACCAAGCAGGTCATCAAGACCTGGTCTCGCCGCTCCACCATTCTGCCCGACTTCATCGGTCACACCTTCGCCGTCCACGACGGCCGCAAGCATGTGCCGGTGTTCGTCGAGGACTCCATGGTTGGTCACAAGCTCGGTGAGTTCGCACCCACCAAGACCTTTAAGGGTCACGTCAAGGACGACAAGAAGGGACGTCGATAA
- the rplV gene encoding 50S ribosomal protein L22, whose translation MSDTITSASATARYVRVTPMKARRVIDLVRGKSVAEALAILKYAPQGAAEPVAKVVASAAANAENNFGLDPRTLVISEAYANEGPTMRRFQPRAQGRAFMIRKRTSHITVVVESQKEGAK comes from the coding sequence ATGAGTGACACCATCACCTCCGCATCCGCAACGGCTCGCTACGTCCGCGTTACCCCGATGAAGGCACGCCGCGTCATCGACTTGGTCCGCGGTAAGTCCGTAGCCGAGGCACTTGCAATCCTGAAGTACGCTCCGCAGGGCGCCGCTGAGCCGGTTGCCAAGGTTGTTGCATCCGCAGCTGCCAACGCTGAGAACAACTTCGGTCTGGACCCGCGCACCCTGGTCATCTCCGAGGCTTATGCCAACGAGGGTCCGACCATGCGTCGTTTCCAGCCGCGCGCACAGGGCCGCGCATTCATGATTCGTAAGCGCACCAGCCACATCACCGTGGTTGTCGAGAGCCAGAAGGAAGGGGCCAAGTAA
- the rplB gene encoding 50S ribosomal protein L2: protein MAIRKYKPTTPGRRASSVSEFEEITRSTPEKSLLRPLSKTGGRNNYGRITTRHIGGGHKRRYRLIDFRRTDKDGIPAKVAHIEYDPNRTANIALLHYADGEKRYIIAPKGLKQGTIVEAGPNADIKVGNNLPLRNIPTGTTIHAVELKPGAGAKLARSAGASIQLLGKEGKYAILRMPSSEIRRVDIRCRATVGEVGNADQMNIRWGKAGRMRWKGVRPTVRGVVMNPVDHPHGGGEGKTSGGRHPVSPWGHKEGRTRNPNRYSNNMIVRRRRPNKKR from the coding sequence ATGGCTATTCGTAAGTACAAGCCGACAACTCCGGGTCGCCGCGCATCCTCCGTGTCCGAGTTCGAGGAAATCACTCGCTCGACCCCGGAGAAGTCCCTGCTGCGCCCGCTGAGCAAGACTGGTGGTCGTAACAACTACGGCCGCATCACCACCCGCCACATCGGCGGTGGCCACAAGCGCCGTTACCGTCTGATCGACTTCCGTCGTACCGACAAGGACGGCATCCCTGCAAAGGTCGCACACATCGAGTACGACCCGAACCGTACCGCCAACATCGCCCTGCTGCACTACGCAGACGGCGAGAAGCGCTACATCATCGCCCCGAAGGGCCTGAAGCAGGGCACCATCGTTGAGGCTGGTCCGAACGCAGATATCAAGGTTGGCAACAACTTGCCGCTGCGTAACATCCCGACTGGTACCACCATCCACGCTGTGGAGCTCAAGCCGGGCGCTGGCGCGAAGCTGGCCCGCTCCGCTGGTGCCTCCATCCAGCTGCTGGGTAAGGAAGGCAAGTACGCCATCCTGCGTATGCCGTCCTCCGAGATCCGTCGCGTCGACATCCGTTGCCGCGCCACCGTCGGTGAGGTTGGCAACGCTGACCAGATGAACATCCGTTGGGGCAAGGCCGGCCGTATGCGCTGGAAGGGCGTCCGCCCGACCGTCCGCGGTGTCGTTATGAACCCGGTTGACCACCCGCACGGTGGTGGTGAGGGTAAGACCTCGGGTGGTCGCCACCCGGTGTCGCCGTGGGGCCACAAGGAAGGCCGCACCCGCAACCCGAACCGTTACTCGAACAACATGATCGTGCGCCGTCGTCGCCCGAACAAGAAGCGCTAA
- the rplW gene encoding 50S ribosomal protein L23, giving the protein MAKLANPRDVIIAPVVSEKSYGLMEQNVYTFYVSTDSNKTQIKDAVEQIFGVKVASVNTVNRAGKRKRTRTGYGQRKSTKRAYVTLREGSDSIDVFGAGA; this is encoded by the coding sequence ATGGCTAAGCTCGCTAACCCGCGCGACGTCATCATCGCACCGGTTGTGTCCGAGAAGTCCTACGGCCTGATGGAGCAGAACGTCTACACGTTCTACGTCTCCACGGACTCCAACAAGACCCAGATTAAAGATGCCGTCGAGCAGATCTTCGGCGTGAAGGTTGCTTCCGTGAACACCGTGAACCGTGCAGGCAAGCGCAAGCGCACCCGCACCGGCTACGGTCAGCGTAAGTCCACCAAGCGCGCCTACGTGACGCTCCGTGAAGGCAGCGACTCCATCGACGTCTTCGGCGCAGGCGCTTAA
- a CDS encoding Asp23/Gls24 family envelope stress response protein: MSTESTGVALFGRTRFSLRAMEKVINAAIASVPGTAAVDAKLAGLAGRAFPRVMAQMDPDTQMVAVDVDIAVYWPSPVTEVAKAVRTAIREAVRDFTGFRTTRVNVTVGGAVPGERTTAPAVETRAPLSAQIPAIVPERAVKPVDVSQRAAVRQVSTPAPVPVRTVRVPEAVRVRGVGKPADVKVRTEGFGPGENRYDKLRPIHTPEPQPLRAVTDPAPVQVRSVPAPREFALRHVEVPRPVEPRGVDLPHTSPLRVPHAKPLQLRPIAIRPSAEFTRRVDVPRPVPLRAITIREGGHHE, translated from the coding sequence GTGAGCACCGAATCAACCGGGGTCGCCCTCTTCGGGCGAACCCGCTTTTCCCTGCGCGCGATGGAGAAGGTCATTAACGCCGCCATTGCGAGCGTGCCGGGGACCGCGGCTGTCGACGCCAAATTAGCCGGCCTCGCCGGCCGCGCCTTTCCGCGCGTGATGGCGCAAATGGATCCGGATACGCAGATGGTGGCGGTGGATGTCGACATCGCTGTGTACTGGCCCTCCCCCGTCACCGAGGTGGCGAAGGCAGTTCGCACGGCAATCCGGGAGGCAGTCCGCGATTTCACAGGTTTTCGCACCACTCGCGTCAACGTAACGGTGGGCGGTGCGGTCCCAGGCGAGCGCACAACCGCGCCGGCGGTCGAGACACGCGCGCCACTGTCGGCGCAGATTCCGGCGATTGTTCCGGAGCGCGCTGTGAAGCCGGTGGACGTAAGCCAGCGCGCCGCGGTGCGCCAAGTGTCGACCCCGGCGCCGGTCCCTGTACGCACGGTGAGGGTGCCGGAGGCGGTGCGGGTGAGGGGCGTCGGCAAGCCTGCGGACGTTAAGGTGCGCACGGAAGGTTTCGGCCCCGGCGAGAATCGCTACGACAAGCTGCGCCCCATCCACACGCCCGAACCGCAGCCGCTGCGCGCAGTCACGGATCCTGCGCCGGTACAGGTCCGCTCGGTGCCTGCGCCACGGGAGTTCGCGCTGCGCCACGTCGAAGTGCCCCGCCCGGTTGAACCGCGCGGCGTGGACCTTCCGCACACTTCTCCGCTTCGCGTCCCGCATGCCAAGCCGCTTCAGCTTCGCCCAATTGCGATTCGGCCCTCGGCCGAGTTCACACGCCGGGTAGACGTTCCACGTCCGGTGCCGCTGCGCGCCATCACCATCCGCGAAGGAGGTCATCATGAGTGA